The DNA region TTTGCGATCATGATCCTCGGTTACTACAGCGACCCGAACACGTTCCCGCGCTTTGGCTTCGATGCCATCGCCGTGAGCCTGCTCGCGGCGAACAACCCGCTCGGCGTCGTGCCGGCGGGACTCCTGTTTGGGGGGTTGGACGCTGGCGGCCAGTACATCGGGTTCACCCTCGATATGCCGCCGGAACTGGTCGATGGAGTCGTCGGTCTCGTGGTGCTGTTCGTCGCCGCGCCGGAGCTGTTTCGGATGGCCGGACAGCGACTCGGACTCGGGGGTGAGGAGCGATGAGTGTCGCTGACTACGCGACCCGAAACCGGCTCACCGTCGGCGTCGCCGGCATCGTCGCCGCTGTATTACTCGTTGGGGGAGCCGCGACGCTATTCGAGTTTCCGGGTGATGAGCTGTTGACTGTCGGTGCGTTCCAGCGGACGCTGCAGGCCGCGATGCCCATCGCGCTCGCGGCCATCGGCGGCCTGTACGCCGAAAAAAGCGGCGTGTTCAACATCGGGCTGGAGGGGTTCATGATATTCGGCGCGCTCGTCGGTGCCGCGGTCCCGTGGCTGCTCACCGGCGGTGGGTCGATCAGTCAAGCCGATCTCTGGGTCGGTATCATCGCGGCCATCCTCGTCTGTTCGGTGCTGGCCGTGGCCTTCGCCGTGCTCACAGTGACATACGAGGCGAACCAGATCGTCGCGGGATTGGCGGTCTGGTTCATCGGCCTCGGCTTCGGGCCGTTCACCGCGACCGTCATCTGGGGTGGCGTGTCCAGCCCGACGCTTCCCAGTATCGACAACCTCACCGTCCCCCTGCTCTCTTCGATACCTGTACTCGGTCGGCTACTCTTCGATTCCTCACCGCTGGTGTTGCTCACTATCCTGTTGACCATCGCCGCGTGGGTCGTACTCTATCGAACCCGGTATGGCTACTGGGTGCAAGCGGCCGGCGAGAACCCGAGCGCCCTCGACACCGCGGGCGTCGACGTGACCCGCGTCCGTTATGCTACGGTGGTGTTTTCCGGTGCGATGGCCGGATTGGCTGGCGCGACGCTCTCTATCGGTATCGGAAACGGGTTCACCGGCACCGGTGCGACGCTCGTCGACGGTCGGGGCTGGATCGCCATCGTGGCGTATCTCTTCGGGAACTACAACCCCATCGGGACCCTCCTCGCCTCGCTACTGTTCGGCGCGATGGACATGCTCCAGATTCAGCTCCAGACCATCGGCATCTCGCTGCCGGGAAGCATTACAGGACTGTTCCCCTACGTGGCCGTCCTCGTGGTGCTCACGTTCATCGGCTACACGCGGGTTCCCGCCGCCGTCGGCGAGCCATACGACACCGAGGAGTAGGCGCTGACCGCTTTAGACTTGCATCCTACACCCCACAGGCGGCGTGACGTCCCTAAACCTTAGTATAGCTCCAACTCGCCTCTGTTTCACTCGCTGACAAAAGCCTAATTTCGGCCCCTGAACCGTGTACAAACGCAATGGCGAATGCTCGCGGGGTACATCGCTGGAATGGGGAAGGGGAGGTAATCTCGGGGTTCTGACACCGAACTTCGAAGGCGGTAGGCTCCCGGAGCTCGGTATCAAGCCCTCTACACCATGTTCGTTCCACATATGTACCCAGTGGCTCGTCGTCTGCTGGGAAATACTGGCGTGACGGCCAGCCTCCGTAATTGTATCTACCGCGTAGGGTTCTTGCCGGAACAAGACCGGCGGACGAGACGCATCTCGTCCATCTTCTGTGACTCACTGATCGCTCGTTCAAGCTCTTTTCAGTGAAATAATCGGCGACTTCCAGCTGACGTTCCCCCTCAATCAGTCCTCTACGCGCTCTCAGAATTCAATCCTTTTACAGACCACTATACGGACGCCAATGGTTCGTCCCGTGTAGAACTATTACAGATTCATCCCGAAAATTAATTTGTCCGGGCTGCTAGCATCTCTCAGTAAGATTCGATATGACAGACAGAGACCGCCATAGCCAGACAGAGGACACAGAACTGGGACTCTCTAGACGGCGCCTGCTTCGAACCGGCGCAGCCGTAGGGATCGCTGGGACGCTCCCGCAGATCTCCGTCAGAGCGGCCGCACAATCGGTCCCCGCTTCCCCCGACCTCGATAAGTTCGTACAACCGCTTTCCATTCCGGAAATTAGGGAGCCTGACGGCACGAGAAACGGAGCCGACGCCTACCGAATTTCGCGGGAGGAGTTCACTCAGAATCTACATCCAGACCTCCCGGAAACCACGGTTTGGGGCTTTGACGGCACGTACCCCGGACCGCTCATCGAAGCGCAGCGGGGCGAGCCGATAACGGTCCACTTCGACGATAGCGGGCTGCCGACCGAACACATGTTCAAGGTCGTCAAGTCAATCCCCGGAACGACGGCCGAGAACCATCCTCAATACGGGAAGGACGTTTCCGTCCCAGAAGTCCGGGCAGTAACCCACTTCCACGGACTCGAAGTCGAGCCTGAGAACGACGGCCAGTCCATGATGTGGACGTCGCCCGAGGGCGTCGTAGGTCCAGGATTCGTCAACGAGTGGCAACGGCTTCCGATGGATCAGGCCAGAACGACCTCGACGTACCACGACCACACGCTCGGCATCGTCCGGCTCAACGCGTACGCCGGGCTGCTCGGCATGTACACGATTCAGAGCCAAGCAGACGAAGACCTCAATCTCCCAAGTGGCGAGTACGACATACCACTTCTTTTACAAGATAAGACGTTCAATTCGGATGGCTCGTTGTACTACCCCGACGAGTTTGTTCCGAGTTTCGTCGGCGATACCGCAGTTATCAACGGTGGCGTGTGGCCGTACATGGAGGTCGAACCCCGACGATACCGTTTTCGACTCGTCAACGGCGCGAACCACCGGACGTTCAGCCTCAAACTCGAAAACGAGTCGGGCCAAGGTGTCCCAATGATGTACCAGTTCGCCCCTGGCCACGGATTTCTGGAATCAGTGGTTCCGATCGGTCCGAATGGGGATCTCAGTTCGCTCGTCATCCAGCCATTTGAGCGCGGCGAAGTCATCGTCGATTTCTCCGATTACGCAGGAGAAACACTCACCCTTACTAATAACGCCGAATTGCCCTACGAAGGGAACAACTCGGGAAGCGATCTGAGCGAACTTATGCAGTTCCAAGTTGCCAACCCGACCGAGGAACCGGCGGACAGGAGCGCGAACCCGACGAGTTTGAACCTGCCGTTCTCTCGCAAATACGACGAGAACGATGCGAGCGTGACGCGGGAGATGACGCTCGATCTGACCTACAATCAAGAAGTAGGGTCGATCAAACATACGTTGAACGGATATGGGTTCGTCGAATCTGTCGATGACGACGAGAAAGGGATCGTGAAACCGCAACTCGGCGCGACCGAGATCTGGAAGCTATCCAATACGACCAACGGAGCACATCCGATCCACCTCCACTTAGTTACGTTCAGAGTGATCGGGCGCGGACCGGACGGAACCGAACCTCCTGACCCGAATGAACGAGGGCACAAGGACACCGTTCGGGTCGAGCCGAATGAAACAGTACGAATCCTCACACGCTTCGATGGATATACTGGACATTTCCCCTGGCATTGCCACATGCTTGAACACGAAGACTACGAGATGATGCTCCGCTTTGTCGTGCAGGACGGCGGCGATAGCGATGGCCCACCGGTGATCGGTGATTCGGATTCCGCGCCGACCGATCCGGACGGCGATGGACTCTACGAGGACCTCGACGGTGACGGCGAAGTGACCGACGTCGACGGGGAACTGTTCTTCGAACACATCGACGACCCTGAGATGCAGAACAACGCCGAGTACTTCGACTTCAACGGCAACGGCCGCCTCGACTTTGACGATGTCGTCGAATGGCGCAAAAAGAACAACAACTAAGAACGCCAACGCGGCTTCGCAAGACTTCTGTCAGCTACTTCGACGTACGGCCGGTACACGTTCGCCTGTCGATTGCCTCTCGTCGCCGCTCGCTGCATGCGATGACTAATCCCGACGAACTACTCCGCAAGTTGCAACCGTTCAAATATTGTCGGGTGAATTTCAAATATTATCGACGTCAGTCAGTGCTCCGGCTACGAAACGCCGTGTGGTGACCGCCCTCCCGAAGAACTTACAGCTGCGTTTCGGCCAGCGATGCCCACCACGCCGCCTCGGTCCGCTCGAACGCCTTGGCACCGTCCAACGTTCGTCAACCTGAGTCTAAGAGCACGGTGGCGATTGATTAGTATATCTGTTCTAACTACAATGTTTGTTCGCAAACCGAAATCATTTTAGTGCTGTGGCGAGCACTGTATGTGTGTTGTCAGCATGAGTTATGATACTAGTGACATCGTGAACAGCGATGCTACAAACGTAAAAAGTACTGCGAGAACCAGCACGTCTCGGCGGCGAGTCCTGCAGGGGCTCGGCGGTCTCAGCGTGGCTGGACTCGCTGGCGTCGGGTCGGCTCGCTCGCAGGCCTCCAAAGGAAGAATTCAGGCACAGATGGGTGACTCTGCGATCGGCTCGGACCCTGCAATATTGGTATTCTCGGCGACTACGGAGTTTCGGCATAATTCTATTCCTGAGGGTAATCAGGCGATTCAGGAACTCGCTACCGAAATCGGAAACGAAAACGATGTCGACTTTACGGTCAACGTCATCGAGAGCGACGCCTCACAGTTCCCCGCCAATGCGGGTGAGCTGTCTCAGTATGATCTGGTGGTCTGGAACAGCACCACCGGTGATGTCTTAAATGACGACCAGCAGGCCGCCTTCAAGCAGTATATCCAGTCCGGCGGCGGGTACATGGGTATCCACGCCGCCGCTGACACCGAATACGACTGGGAGTGGTACGGCGGTCTCGTTGGCGCGTATTTCAGCAGTCACCCCTCGGTCCAGGAGGCCGAAGTGCATGTGACAGATCGGACCCATCCTTCGACGAGTCACCTCCCAGCCGTCTGGACACGAACCGATGAGTGGTACGACTACCAAGAAAATCCCCGTGGAGACGTTCACGTCCTTGCCGCTCTCGACGAGAGCACCTACGAGAACGAAGGTATGGACGGAATTGACCATCCAATCGCCTGGGCGCAATACTACGACGGCGCACGCTCATTCTACACCGGCGGTGGTCACACCGACGACAGTTACGATAGCCGGCGTTTCCGTCAACACCTCAAGGGCGGGATGATGTGGGCGGCGGGCTACATCGGTGGCGGCGCGTCGGGCACCGTCTGGGACAACTACGAGAAAATCCCCCTCGACACCGATACCCAAAATCCCGCGATGGTCGATATCGCTTCGGATGGACGTGTCTTCTATATCGAGCGTGGTGACTTCGGCGGCGGTGAGGAAACTCCCGCCGAAGTAATCATGATTGATCAGGAAAACGACAACGAAATCTCTACGGTCCTCGACCTCACTGTCTACGCTGGCCAAGAAGACGGTCTCTTAGGAATTCTGCTCGATTCGGACTTCGAAAACACCGGATGGGTGTATCTCTACTATTCGCCGACCAACGACGAGATTGACGGGCCTCACAATCGCCTCTCGCGATTTACGATGGAGGGTGATACGATAGATCCCGACTCGGAGGTCGAGATTCTGCGGGTTCCCACTCAGCGCGAGACGTGCTGTCACACCGGTGGGGACATGCACTGGGGCCCCGGTGGCGAGCAGCTCTACCTCACCACCGGCGACGATACCAATCCGTTCGAATCGAGTGGGTATGCCCCGATTGACGAGCGCGACGGGCGGAAAAACTATGATAGCCAGCGTACGGCTGCTAACACCAACGATCTTCGGGGAAAAATCCTGCGAATCATCCCTCAGGAGGACGGCAGCTATACCGTTCCCGACAGCAACCTCTTCCCTGGCGACAGCAGCGGCGGTGGCGGTAGTGACAGCGACGCCATCGAGCCGGGAACGACGATTGAGCTAGGCGGAGAAATCAGCGGATGGATCGGCGAAGCGCCGAGTTCGATCGAGGGTGAGACCAATCCGACGCTCACACTACAAGAAGGCGCAACCTACACAGTCGCCTTCGAGAACCTCGACGGCGCACCCCACGACTTCTACATGCTCGATGAGAACGAGAGCGAGCTCGTCGGCACCGAACTCGTGACCGGGCAGGGCGGGACGGCCTCGGTCGAGTTCGAGGCGACGGCCGAAATGGTACAATACTACTGTTCGGTCCATCCGTTCCAGATGCGCGGTGACGTTGCGATTGAGGAAAGCGACAGCGGTGGCGGCGGTGGCAATGTCAAGCCCGAGATCTACACGATGGGCAACCGCAACCCCTATCGGGCGGCGGTCGATCAGGAAACGGGCACGCTCTACTGGGGTGACTACGGTCCCGATGCCGGCAGTTGGAACGCCGAGCGCGGCCCGCTGGGGATCGTCGAGTTCAACCAAGCTGACGAACCCGGCTTCTATGGCTGGCCGTACTTCGTTGGCCCCAGCATTCCGTATATCGACTACGACTTCGAGACCGAAGAATCAGGCGACCCCTTCGACCCCGACAATCCAGTGAACAAGTCGCCGAACAACGACGGCCTCACTGATTTGCCTTCATCTCAGGAGGCGATGATATACTACTCTGGAGCCTCCTGGGAGGATCTCTTAGACGCTCCTGAGTACGCTCAAGAATACCTCCCTGACGAACCACCCTTCCCGCAACTACAGGGCGGCGCGCCGATGGCAGGACCGGTCTTCCGCTACCAGGACGATTACGACTCCGATGTCTCGCTACCAGAATCGTTCGACGGGAAGTTCTTCATAATGGAGTGGAACGAGAACTGGATCAAGTACGTCTCCTTCGACGACGACGGCAACGTCACCGAGATCGATCCATTTTTGCCGGACATGGAATTCCTTCGTCCGATGGACATGAAGGTCGGTCCCGACGGCGCGCTATACCTCATCGAATGGGGAAGCGGCTTCGGCGGCCCGAACAACGATTCAGGGGTTTACCGCATTGAGCATTCGGACGACGGCGATAGCGATGGCCCACCGGTGATCGGTGATTCGGATTCCGCGCCGACCGATCCGGACGGCGATGGACTCTACGAGGACCTCGACGGTGACGGCGAAGTGACCGACGTCGACGGGGAACTGTTCTTCGAACACATCGACGACCCTGAGATGCAGAACAACGCCGAGTACTTCGACTTCAACGGCAACGACCGCCTCGACTTCGACGATATCGTCGAATGGCGTAAAAAGAAAAACAGCTAAGAACGTGAATTAGCCACTGCTGGCACGGTTCGGCTTCTGGCGAGTGTTTTTTATCGAGATGCCTGATCACGGTTTACCGGGGAAGTCGAAGCCCTTTCTATGCCATTCAGATGAAACCGATAAAATGCCCGGATGTCGATGGTGATTGTGTTTTTAAGTAGAAGGGAGTTTTAACGAAGCCAAATAGACATAAAATATTTATACTTTCGGTCAGATAAGGTTTCGTGGAAGAATTAGATCCAAGTACAAACGATAGAGAACAAATCGGACTTCCGAACAGACGACGCGTTCTACAAGCGATCGGAGGTCTGGGTGTGGCCAGTTTAACCGGCATGCCTGCCGGAGCACAGTCTACCGACGACGAGTGGATTCAACTGTTCAACGGCGAGAATCTCAACGGCTGGATGCCCAAGTTCACAGGACAGCCTACCGGCGAAAACTACAACGACACTTTCACTGTCGAAGACGGGCTGCTTACGGTCGCTTACGACGATTACAATGAGTGGGACGGCACCTTCGGCCATCTCTTTTACGACGAGGAGTTCTCTCATTACATTCTCCGCGCCGAGTATCGCTTTGTCGACGATCAGGTTTCTGGAGCTCCTAGCTGGGCTTACAGGAATAACGGTCTGATGATCCACGGCCAGACGCCCGAAGAAATGGCACTCGATCAGGACTTCCCCGACTCCATCGAAGTGCAGTTGCTCGGCGAATCGGAAGGCAGTGATGCTGAACGCACCACCGCCAATGTCTGTACCCCGGGCACCGATATCTTCATGAACGGTGGAATACACAATCAACATTGCACCAATTCGAACTCGGATACCTATCGCGGGGACCAATGGGTAACCGCTACGCTTGTTGTTCGTGGCAACGAGGCAATCCGCCACATCGTCGAGGATGACGGAGTGGTCCTGAGCTACACGAACCCCCAACTGGATAACGGTACCCCACTTGAAGACGGCACCATTTCCATCCAATCCGAGAGCCACCCCACCCAGTTCCGATCGATTGAGCTGAAGCCAATCGATCCAGATTCGCCCATTGGAACCGGCGACCCGACCGATACCAGCCCCATCTGGAGTAGCTACACGAAGACGGAACTGGCATCCGACCTAGACGCGCCGATGGCGATTGACATCGCGCCCGACGGTCACGTCTTTTTCAGTACTCGTGGCAACGTCAACGGAGGCACCGGAACGGTCAAGATGATCGACCCTGACACCACCGAGATCACGACCATTCTCGAACTTGACGTCTACATTAGCGGTGAGGACGGCTTACAGGGACTCGTTCTTGACCCAGACTTCGAGGAGAACGGCTGGCTGTACCTGTACTACTCCGCACCGTTCGGCGAGACCGATGAGGATCCCCACAAGAAGCTGTCTCGGTTCACGGTCGAAGGGGACACGATCGATCCATCATCGGAGATCGAAATGCTCAGAGTACCGGCCGCACCCGATCCGTTGGCTCACGTCGGCGGCGACCTGGAGTTCGGCCCAGATGGGAATCTCTACCTCTCGGTCGGTGACGACACTAGCCCGTTCGAATCGGGCGGCTACACGCCGATCGACGAGCGCGACGGCCGAATCGGGTTCGACGCCCAGCGCTCGGCGGGCAACACCAACGATCTCCGAGGGAGCATCTTACGAATCACACCTCAGGAAGACGGTGGCTACACCGTGCCCGATGGAAACCTCTTTACTGGCGATGAGTACGCCGAAGCGCGAGCGAACGATCTCGTCAAAACCGAGATCTACGTGATGGGCTGTCGCAACCCCTTCCGAATGGGTATCGATCACGAGACCGGCGTGCTGTACTGGGGCGATTACGGACCTGACTCGCGTGGATGGGATGCCGAACGCGGCCCGCCCGGAATCGTCGAGTTTAACCGGGCCGCTGAGCCTGGGTTCTACGGGTGGCCGTACTTTGTCGGCCCCAATCTCCCCTACATCGACGGAGAGTTCGTGGACGCGGACAACAGCCGGGGCTATACTTTCGAGTCGTCGGGCGAACCGTTCGACCTGCAGAACCCCATCAACGAGTCGGTGAACAATGACGGACTGGCAGAACTTCCGGCCGCTCAGGAGCCGGTGATCTGGTATACGTACTCATGGAGCGCGCTCCTCAACTCGCCGCCCGAGTACGCCCAGGAGTACCTCCCTGAGGAACCCCCGTACCCCGAATTCGAAGGCGGGTCGCCAATGAGCGGTCCGGTATACAACGCTGAGAACTACTCGGGCGACGACGCACTGGTGCAGTACTTCGACAATAAGCACTTCATTGCAGAGTGGTCCGCCGGCTGGATCAGGTATGTCTCCTACGACGACAACGGGGAGGTGCTCGATATCGAGCCATTCATGCCGAATGAAACGTTCCTCCGGCCGATGGTTATGACCATTGGACCAGATGGCGCGCTCTACCTCCTTGAGTGGGGCAGCGGATACGGCGCCCCCAACAACGACTCGGGAATCTATCAGATCACCGGCGGCGCGGCTGCGGTGGTCTCGCTAAACCTCGATAGCAGCACGCTGGGCCAAGACGAGTCGACGGTGGCCACCGTCACAGTCGAGAACACCTCCAGCAGCGAACTGTCCGACGTGGAAGTGTCGCTGACCTCCAACACCGATCAGATCGAGATCAGTGGCACTTCCGGAACGAGCATCGACTCGATCGCGGTCGGCGAGGACCAGCCGGTCGAATTCGACATCTCGGCCATCAGCGACGCCTCGCCGGGGAGCTACACCCTGAACGCTGAGGCGACGTTCACCTACGATGGCGAAGAGGAAGAAACCAGCGCGAGCACAACGGTCACCGTCTTCGGTGGCGAACCTCTCGAACGGGGGTTGGAGGCGCACTTCACGTTCGACAACGACATGCCGGTCAACGAGGTCACGGGCACCGATGCGACGATCAGCGGCGACGTGACCACCGGCGCGGAGGGTATCGTTGGTAACGCCTACGAGTTCGACATTAATCAGGCGACGGACGTCACGTTCGGCCCCAATGAGGGCGAGGCTGACGACGGCGTGATGACTGAGCCCTTGCCGCTCAACGGCGAGGGCGCGACCGCCGGCGCGTGGATCAACTACACCGAACACGAATCGTATGCGCGTGCGCCATTCCAGATCGGCGGATCCCTCTCAAACGGGCCGGCAAACGGGTGGGATCTGGAGTTCGCCAACCAGAGCCAGGCGATTGTTCCACAGCTCTGGAACAATGGCAACACCGGCGTCGGGGGCGGCGGCTCAGCGATCGAGGTTGATCCGGAGACGTGGTACTTCGTGGTGATGGTCGTCAACGGCGGCGATACCAAGATTCACGTGTTCGATCAGGAGAACGAACTCAATTCTTCCCCCCAGACCTGGACCGGTGGCTCGCGCAGCCGGTCGGAGAGCGAGCCGATGAGCATCGGCGTCGGGCAGGGATTCGACATGGCCGGCCGCGTCGACGAACTGTGGGCATACTCGCGCGCACTCCCCGAGAGTGAAGTCGATCAACTCTACACGCAGTCACTCGAGAGCGACAGTGGCGATGGCCCACCGGCGATCGGCGATTCGGATTCCGTGCCGACCGATCCGGACGGCGACGGGCTCTACGAGGACCTCAATGGCGACGGTGAAGTGACTGACGCCGACGCGGAGTTGTTCTTTGAGCACATCGACGACCCCGAGATGCAGAACAACGTCGAGGCGTTCGACTTTAACGGGAACGGCCGTCTCGACTTCGACGACATCGTCGAATGGCGCAAAAAGAAAAACAGCTAATCATTCGACAGCGGCCGAACACGCGGTTCTCTTCTTTAGTTTTACAATACAGAGTGGGTTCATTGAAAATTCAGAGTATAAAAATCAGCTACGCGCCTTCTTTCGTGAGAAATACATTGAGTGTGTCTGTCTATTTGAGCTCATTAACGAGCAGATCGTAGCGGGGATTCACCACGAGATTTACAAATATACGGAGAAACATTGAGTGTGGATGTGTCTGGTTTGTTACTATTTTACCGACATGAATCGTCGAATACTCAGCAGTACGCCGAGAGCACCTCGTACGCCTCGCGGGCGGCCATGTCCGGCTCGTCGGGATACGTGTAGAGTTCGAGCGTGGCGAACCCCCCCCGTAGTCGATGTCATCGAGCGCGTCGAAAATAGCTCGAAAATCGAGGTCGCCCTCGCCAGGGATGCGATGGTAGTGTTTGCCGCGAACGCCCCCGACGATGTCCTCCAGATGAACGCCCGTGATGTGGCCCGCACTCTGTCGGATGGCTTCGGCTGGGTCCTCGCCATAGACCGCGGCGTGGCCGACGTCGAGGTTGACGCCCAGCGAGTCGCGGCCGACGTCCTCGATGAGCGCGAGGACTTCCTCTGTACACTCGACGAGCAGTTCGGGTTCGTACTCGATGCCCACCCTGATGCCACACTCTTCGGCGTAATCGAGTATCGAATCGAGCGAATCGAGCAGGTACTCGTAGGCCTGCCCCGGTGGATTGCCGGGTAGCGGGCGGCCGGTGGCGAGACAGACCGCCGGCGCACCAGTCACAGAAGCGAGGTCGATGGCTCGTTTCGTGTACTCGATGCGCCACTCTCGATTCCGGTCGTCGGCGGTGACAACAGTTGGGTCGAAAAACGACGACGGTGGCGCGTCGTCGTAGTAGCCCGTCGCGGTGTTGCGTTGACGTTCGAAACTGCCATCTCTGTGCCGTCGAGCACTCTCGATAGCTCCTCCTGTTCGCTCTCACCGAATTCGGTGAAGTACGCGTGCGGTTCGTCGCCGAGAATTTCGACACCGGCGTAGCCGTGGTCGGCGATACGTTCGACCGCTTCGGGCAGTGTGTGGCGCGTGTAGGCGTTCGTTGAAAAGGCCAGTTCGACCATACCCACTCGATGGCCGCCGGGCCGAAACACCTTCCGAGGGGTGGCTACGAAACGTCGAACAGGTGAGAGAGTCCGTATGCAGGAACGAGGAAGACGAGCGTGGCGAGCGCCCAGCCGATACCCGCCAGCGCCGCGAACGCCGAATCGAGTATCACCAATCCGAGAATGCAGGCTCCGACCGCCGGTCCGACGGTCCCAGGACGGGGATTCGCATACGCCGGTCCGAGCGCGCGCCCGGTCCACGCGAGGAAGCCGCCGGCGAACGCGAGCGCGAAGGCGCTTTGAGTGAGTGCAGGACGAATCACGACCACCGCGAGCACGGCGAGAGCGGCCAGCAGGACGCCGGCCGCCGCCCCTGCGACCGCGCCTCGATTCGTGGTGGTCGCCTCGTTTGCGGCCATGTACGTCACGAGCGCGATATACAGCGCGATGACGACCGGAATCGTGAGTTGCCACGTCGAGAGAGCGAACGCTCCCGCCGCGGTCGTGCCGAGTAAGATGTTGAGTCCGCGCACGCTGCCCATTGCGAGAAAGCCCGCGGGACCACCCTTGAGCACGCTATCGTAGAGCGTGATGACCGTCGCAAGCGCCGCCGCGAGCGCGCCGGAACGCACGCCGGCCACCGCAAACGCGACGAGAACGCCACCGAGCAGCAATGTCGCACCGAGTGCGCCCGCCGCCCGCCGCGACACGTCTCCGGAGGGAATCGGTCGCTCGGGGCGCTCGCGCGCGTCAACTCCTGCATCGAAGTAGTCGTTCAGCGTCGTGCCGCCAGCGTACAGCAGTACCGACGCGCCCGCGAGACCGGCGAGTGACGGTAGCGAGACCGTCGCCGCCGTGGCTGCAACCAGCGCGCCACCGAGAAGAACATCGGGTGGTGCACTGAAGAGATTGGGCACGCGTACCAGCGCCGCATAGGCCACGAGCCGTTCTCGAAAACGTGACTCGTCCACCTAGCTCAGACCCACCCGCAGTCTTCGAGATAGCTCATCGCCTCGCGGGCGGTTTCGGCGGCGGTCTCCTCGTAGGGATAGAGTTCGACCGTGACAAATCCCTCATAGCCCCGCGAATCGAGCGCGTCGAGGAAGTCGTCGATGGCCATTGCGCCGTCGCCGAGCTGGGTATGCTCGTGACTGCGGTCTGCGGGGATATCCTCCAGATGCACGTGGTCTACGTACTCGGCGAGTCGGTCGA from Halococcus sediminicola includes:
- a CDS encoding UbiA family prenyltransferase — protein: MDESRFRERLVAYAALVRVPNLFSAPPDVLLGGALVAATAATVSLPSLAGLAGASVLLYAGGTTLNDYFDAGVDARERPERPIPSGDVSRRAAGALGATLLLGGVLVAFAVAGVRSGALAAALATVITLYDSVLKGGPAGFLAMGSVRGLNILLGTTAAGAFALSTWQLTIPVVIALYIALVTYMAANEATTTNRGAVAGAAAGVLLAALAVLAVVVIRPALTQSAFALAFAGGFLAWTGRALGPAYANPRPGTVGPAVGACILGLVILDSAFAALAGIGWALATLVFLVPAYGLSHLFDVS
- a CDS encoding family 16 glycoside hydrolase — translated: MASLTGMPAGAQSTDDEWIQLFNGENLNGWMPKFTGQPTGENYNDTFTVEDGLLTVAYDDYNEWDGTFGHLFYDEEFSHYILRAEYRFVDDQVSGAPSWAYRNNGLMIHGQTPEEMALDQDFPDSIEVQLLGESEGSDAERTTANVCTPGTDIFMNGGIHNQHCTNSNSDTYRGDQWVTATLVVRGNEAIRHIVEDDGVVLSYTNPQLDNGTPLEDGTISIQSESHPTQFRSIELKPIDPDSPIGTGDPTDTSPIWSSYTKTELASDLDAPMAIDIAPDGHVFFSTRGNVNGGTGTVKMIDPDTTEITTILELDVYISGEDGLQGLVLDPDFEENGWLYLYYSAPFGETDEDPHKKLSRFTVEGDTIDPSSEIEMLRVPAAPDPLAHVGGDLEFGPDGNLYLSVGDDTSPFESGGYTPIDERDGRIGFDAQRSAGNTNDLRGSILRITPQEDGGYTVPDGNLFTGDEYAEARANDLVKTEIYVMGCRNPFRMGIDHETGVLYWGDYGPDSRGWDAERGPPGIVEFNRAAEPGFYGWPYFVGPNLPYIDGEFVDADNSRGYTFESSGEPFDLQNPINESVNNDGLAELPAAQEPVIWYTYSWSALLNSPPEYAQEYLPEEPPYPEFEGGSPMSGPVYNAENYSGDDALVQYFDNKHFIAEWSAGWIRYVSYDDNGEVLDIEPFMPNETFLRPMVMTIGPDGALYLLEWGSGYGAPNNDSGIYQITGGAAAVVSLNLDSSTLGQDESTVATVTVENTSSSELSDVEVSLTSNTDQIEISGTSGTSIDSIAVGEDQPVEFDISAISDASPGSYTLNAEATFTYDGEEEETSASTTVTVFGGEPLERGLEAHFTFDNDMPVNEVTGTDATISGDVTTGAEGIVGNAYEFDINQATDVTFGPNEGEADDGVMTEPLPLNGEGATAGAWINYTEHESYARAPFQIGGSLSNGPANGWDLEFANQSQAIVPQLWNNGNTGVGGGGSAIEVDPETWYFVVMVVNGGDTKIHVFDQENELNSSPQTWTGGSRSRSESEPMSIGVGQGFDMAGRVDELWAYSRALPESEVDQLYTQSLESDSGDGPPAIGDSDSVPTDPDGDGLYEDLNGDGEVTDADAELFFEHIDDPEMQNNVEAFDFNGNGRLDFDDIVEWRKKKNS